The nucleotide sequence ATGGTAGGACAGGGGACTCTGGATCCTCTAATGATGGTTCGAATCCATCCTTCCCAGCCAGGTGGCGTAGTAGAACAACGGTTAGTTCGGGGGGCTCTCAATCCCCAGACCAGGGTTCAACTCCCTGCTACGCTACCATTTTTTATTTTTGGAAAAATCAAAAGAGAGGTATAATAAAATATGAAAGTTGCAATTATAGGACTTCCACAAACTGGTAAAACAACTCTATTCAAGGCTCTTGCTGGAAGTGGAGCGGTAACTAATGTCGATAAAGAAAATATTTCCGAAGTCAAAATCTTTGACCCAAACATATTAGAGTTATCAAATGTGTTCAAACCAAAGAAAACAACTTTTGCAACAATGACATTTGTTGACCTTCCAGGAATACCAACTGGGACAGAGCAAACAAAAAGGCGAAACGAAATTCTATCTTCAATAAGGCAATTTGATGCACTCATTACAGTCGTCGATGATTTTACAAAAGAATCTGTTGAGACCGATTTAAAGGTCTTCGAGAACGACCTAATACTCCTTGACCTTGATGTCGTGGAGAAAAGACTTGAAAAGCTAAAAAAAGAAAAAGGTACACCTGAAAAATTATTAGAGCAAAAAACCCTTGAAAAATTTAAAGAGGCACTAGACAACGAAATCCCTTTAAGAAATCTTGATTTAACGGAAGAAGAAAAACTTATAACAAAGTCTTTTGGGCTGTTTACATTAAAGCCAACACTCTATGTTGTTAACATAAGCGAAGAGAAAATTCCCCAAAGAACCTATATTAAAGAATCTCTAAAACAAAAATTCAACTATAAAGATACGGCTTTTGCGGTTATACCAGTCCTGCTTGAAGAGGAAATCGCAGAATTAAGTGAAGCCGAAAAGAAAGAGTTTTTGAGTTCATATAACCTTGAAAAAGAGGCTATAAACGAGGTTGTAGAAGAAACCTTGAATTTGCTTAAACTAAATGTGTTTTACACTGTCGGCGAGGATGAAGTTAGAGCATGGCTTTTTGAAAGAGGGCTTAACGCAAAGAAAGTTGCAGGAGTTATACACTCCGACATTGAACGTGGATTTATCGCAGCAGAAGTAATATCTTACGAGGATTTTAAGGGCGTTAATTTCTCCTTTAAGGAGGCAAAAGCAAAGGGGCTTTTAAGGATAGAGGGTGCAAATTATATCGTGAAAGACAAAGAAATAGTGCACTTCAGGTTTAATGTATGAACACTTTTTATAGCACTTCAATTGTATTGTTAACTGTTTTAGTAGGCACAATTATTGCCCTCATAATTCAAAATCTTACTCTGAAAGAGCGTTTGGAGAAACAGCAAAAAATTCTATCCTCAGCACAGACTCTTTCAAGAAGGATGTATGAACTTGGCGACAAGGAAGAGTTCTTTAAAGAAACCTGGTCAATTCTAAAGTACATAACCAATGCAGATGAGTTCACTTACTTTCGATTTGATGGAATAGATACTCTTATACCTGAGTGTGTTTATGGGGTTTATAAAGAGCAAATACTTAACACCAAGCTTAAATTAGGACAAGGTTTTTCCGGGAAGGTTGCCCTGGAAAGAACACCAAGCTTCCTCAACAACGCAAACAAAAGTAGTATATCTGTCCATGTTCCAGGCACACCTAACGAAGATTCAGCACTTCTTGGGCTACCTGTAATTTTCGGAACGGAACTTTACGGCGTTATTCTTCTTACAAAACTCGGTGGTGCACAATTCACAAGCGAGGAGTTAAAGATTGCAGAAATATTTACAAATATACTCTCTGCATTTATTGCAGGACGTGCTCATATATCAACGATAAGAAGTGGATTACTTGACGCTCTAAAAACTCTTATAGCGGCAGTAGAACTAAAAGATACTTATACTGCAGGACATTCCCTTAGAGTCTCGTTAATTTCAGAAATCTTAGCAAAGGAAATTGGTTTGCCTCAAAAAGAAGTTTCCAAATGTAGAATTGGCGGATTGCTACATGATATAGGAAAGATTGGCTTAAGAGAAGAAATACTTAAAAACGGAATCCCTCTAACAGATGAATTAAGGATTGATGTGCGCAAGCACCCAGAACTTGGATATGAATTAGTAAGGAAGATGAAAGTCCTGGAAGGGGTTGCAGAAGTTGTCCTCTACCACCACGAGTGGTACAATGGCAAAGGCTACCCAAAGGGACTAAAAGACGGAGAGATTCCGATATGTGCTCGCATTGTTCATGTTGCAGATGCAATTGATGCGATGACATCAGGAAGATTGCACTCTTCAAGGAAGACAATTGACGAAGCATTCGAAGAACTTGTTAGATTTGCAGGAATACAGTTTGATCCAAAAATAGTAAGAATTGCGCTAAGTTCAAGAGAACAAATAGAGCAAGTTTTAAAAGAACAAATACAAAAAACGATTTTAGAGGATGAAGAGTTATTTGAAGTTTTGTAGAGTTTTAAGCTTTGTTTCTTCGGTGATTGTACTTGCAATACTAATCCACCTATTTATTGTAATTGTAACAAACCTTGATAAATCAATTGTTTTACAAAATTATATTATTGAAACATTCGCTATTGCTCTAATCTTTTTTGTGCTTGTTGAATTATCTCTAAAGAAAGTAGAAAAACTTGAGCAGGATTACAAAAATGAGTTCATAAAAAGCAAGGTATCTTTCGAATTAATAGAAAAGGAAAGTTTCAAAGATATAATAAATACGCTCTTAGGTTACCTAAAAGAAAAATATAAAACTCCTGTTGCAGTTTTTTTAAAGAGTAGCGATTATGTTTTGCCAATTGAAAATAGTACTTTTAATATCGACGACATAGTGAGTGTTATAAACAATAAAAAAAGATCAATTGTAGAAAAACTTGATGATGCTGAATGTATTTTTGTAATACCGCACGATAATGAAGATTTGATAAAAGATTTGAAAGAAGAATTGAAAAACTTCTGGACACTAATTGAAAACAAATTTATAATCGAAGAGAACAAGAAAAACATTGAAAAACAGAAAGAATATATAAATCGTTTTGATGAACTTGTAGAATATACAGCAAAAATAAGTAATACGCTTGTCCTTGAAGAAACTTATATGTGGATTATAAAAGCCTCAATGTCTCTATTCAGTGCAGATTTTGTAAATTTAATAGACACTTCAAAAGGCAAAGGCTTCTACAATTTCGTTGGGTCCAAAAATCTCGACCTTATGGAAATATCTGAGATAGAGAATAGTATAAATACGCCGTACTTTGGCGAACACATCGATGCAATAGTTAGAACAGGAAAGATAAACTACATCCCGAATACGGACGAGTTTCCTGGATGGGCTTACGGCAAATACAGCCCTAAGTCATGGATAGGCATACCCCTTTTAAACCTTGAAGAGAAGGTTTTTGTAGTCATTAATATTGGAAAAAATGTAAAAGATTATTATAAAGAAGAGGATATGAAATTTGCTGAGATATTCCAAAAGAACATTAATATAGCGCTTACAAAGAACCTCCTTTTGGAAAGATACAGAATGGATTCAATAACCGACCCTCTTACAAAACTATACAACAGGAGAGAGTTTGAAGAAAGGCTTTTATATGAAATAACACAAGCACAAAGATACAAAACAAAATTTACCCTACTTCTTATGGACCTTGACAAGTTTAAGAGTTTAAATGATACATATGGCCATCCTGTTGGAGATATATTTCTTAGGGAATTTGCAAATGTTATAAGAAATTCAATAAGGGCATCAGATATCGCCTTTAGAATTGGGGGAGATGAATTTGCAGTTATCTTATCGCATGCAGACAGAACAAAGGCAAAACAAATTGCAACCCGTATAAAAAACAACACCGCTAAAATTAATTTAGGGGTAGATTTCAAACCAAGCGTTTCAATAGGCATAAAAGAATATGAAGGAGAAGATAGAAACGAATTAATAAAGGAGTGCGATAAACTTCTGTATTTAGAAAAACCGAAAAAAGTATGAAAAGGATTGAGGATATTTTAAAAGCAATAAGCGAAGTTGAAGAGTGCCTCACAATCGAAGAAGCCCTTTGGAAAATTGCAAGTTTAGCATTGATTTTATTTGATGCAAAATCCGCAACCATAATTGATGTTTCAAACAAGCCTTACCACTTCGTTGTGCTTAAAAACATAGATAATAAAGCAGCAAGTGAATTTGAAGAAGCCTTAAGAAAAGGTATTGACGGGGAAAACCTTGAAATTGTGAAAGACTCAAAAAAGCCGCTAATTTTAGACGATACCTTTAAGTATGACTTCTGGCTTAAAGTCGGAAACTCGCCACGCTCCTGGATAGGTATACCAATAATGGCTGAAAATGAAGTTCATTATATTCTTAATATTGATAACTACGAGCCTTTTTACTATAACGAAAGTCATATGGAACTTGCAGAAATATTCTCGAAATATACAACAGAAGCAATAAATAAAATTGGGCTCATTGAACAATTCTTTAAAACCGCAACCATAGACAAACTTACAGAAGTAGAGACACGGCAACAACTATTTGATATATTAGAAAAGAATATCGATAGATACAAAAGATACAATACCAGATTCACCTGTCTTATGCTTGATCTTGATAAATTTAAGTATATTAACGACACTTTTGGTCATGATGTAGGCGACACTGCATTGAAGAGTTTTGCAAAAGTCCTCAAAGAAAACTTGCGACAATCGGACCATATTTTTAGATTTGGTGGCGATGAATTCATAATAAAACTTGAAGAAGCAAGTGAAAATGAAGGGCTCTCTATTGCAAAAAGGTTAAAGGAACTAATCTCAAATGTTGAAATTGATGGAGGTTTTAAACTCTCAACTTCTATTGGGATAAAGGAATACAAGGGTGAGCAACTTGAGGAATTCCTTAAAAAACTTGATATAGCACTATACGAAGCAAAGAAAAGTAAAGAGGGTATTGTTTTAGGCTAATCAATCCTTACTATCCCTTTAATATCAACCTTTTTACTTGCATCATCCCATAAAACAGACATATTAAGCGCTTCCATAACGAATCTCAAAGGGACATATGTTCTTGAGTTTTCGATAAAGGGTGCAACATCCATAGAAAAAGTCTTCCCATTGAGTATGTAATCATTGCTTCCAATTTTAAGCCTGATATAATTATCGCCTATAACTACCTCTTTGTCATTTGGAATGTATGAAACGCTAAAGCCGAGAGCCTCAGTCAAAAACCTTACGGGGACAAATGTCCTTGAGTCTTTTAAAACGGTAGGTACATCCATCGTATAAGTTTTGTCATTTACAATGTAAGTATTATAGCCTACAGTAAAGGTTATCGTATAAGACTTATAAAAATGATTCACGATAACTTCACTTTTTGCAGGAGGTATAAAAGTGTCAGTGAATGTTAAAGTAGATGTCCATGTTTTCGATAGGCTATTTTTGATTGTATAGGAAACGCTTTCTCCAACTTTCAACGGGCTTTCTAATGTTATATCTCCCATAGCAAACAACGGGTGTCTAAAGAGAACAACTCCAGATGAGTTAAGATAAGAATAGTATATCTCAAGTTCAGTATCGCTATAGGAAATTTTGTCTGGATTCACTCCTATAAAGATATCAAGGTTCCCGTTTGTAAGTTCTTTAATCCTTTTAGCGACAACTTCTGCATAGTCAGGTGTCTCTTCGAGGCTTGAAAGGTAAACCATTGGTATTACAAAATCAAGAATACCTTTGAATGTGTCTCCAAAATAGGCAAAGTTAACCCTCTCATAGGCGTAAGACTTTTTTATGGATGGTGCATCTCCAATAAGAGCATATCTATAGCCACGAGAAACAAGGAATGCGCCAAATTTTAAATTGGGGTTTATAGAAACAGCAAATGCCTTCAACTCTCCTGCAACATCCTTTAAGACGCTCTCCCTTAGATTTACCCAATTTACAATGTCTTTGTCGCCTTGTTCGTAAAGAGTAAACATTGTTTTCCAATCGGCAGGCTTAATAAATGTTTTGTAGGCAATGCTTTTCACATAGTCCATATTTATGCCATTTGCCTTGCCTAACGAGACAAATGCATCCGAAAAGTCATAACTTCCGTTTGGATATCTTATATAGTCAAAAACAATTCCATCAACATCGTATTGGAGCAGTTCCTTTAAGAACAATTTTATATAGTTTATGTAGTTTTTCGAAAGAAGGCTTACATAATATGTATTCTTTTCGTATCCAAGATTCCCCATTAAATCTTTCGGGTTTTTGGTTGCATAATTTTTATCCATCATCACAGGAAAATATGCATAAACTTTAAGGTTGTATTTTCTTGCGCTCTCTATTATTTGAGGGAGGGAGGGAACAAGCACCGGGAAATCGTTTGACTTAAAAATAACGCTTCCCTCCGGCGTCTTTGCAAGGACGAAAATCGCATTATATCCATATTCTTTGATCTCTTTTAGTGCCTTGTCAACACCAATCTTCGACAAATCATCAGCCCTCACGCAAATGCCTTTAAGTTTGTTTAAAGTTGGAATTGAGGAGTTTGTGGCATCACCTTTTGCCAAAGGGACTTTTAAAATAAGCACAAAAAGTAAAACTAAAACAATAACCTTTTTCATCTATCGACTAAAAAACCTAATGCGATTTTTTCTAACCCTTGTTGTAAAAATCCTATCAGATGAGACAATCCTTGTTGCAATAACAATCGAAATCGCCGAGAAGAGAAGCAAATACAATGCACCAATATAAACAATTGATACACTTCCAAAGAGAACTTTTTGAGACGCAATAAACGGGTAAGAAAACGGAATAAGATATACAATCACTTTTATGGGGAGGCTTAAGGTGTCAATGTTTGTAAAAAGCGAAAGAAAATAAGGAATCATTATGAGAATCATAAGAGGCGTAAGATACATCTGTGCAGACTTCGTGTCCTCTGCAAAGACTGCAAGGATGCTTGCAAGGGCAAGGGACGCAACAATCGTAAGGAAAAGTAAAAGCCCAATGTAAAAATACTGCACGGGCGTATAGACAAGCCCAAGCGCTTTAAGGATTGAAGAACCCTGGGCACTTGAAAACTCACCCATTGAAATTCCGTTGAAGTAACTTCGCATACCAATAAGATAGAAAACCGATATTATCAAAGCCATAATAGATGAAGCAAGCATCTTGGAAAGAATTATAAATGGTCGTTTTACAGGCACAGTCATAAGTGTTTCAAAAGTCTTATTTTCCTTTTCACTTGCAATAAGGCTTACTATCATTTGAGATGCAAATATGATAACAAAAGCAAGAATGATGGGAATGAAAATAACCTGGGACATAAGCAAATTCGAAACCATTTCAGGGGAAGCCTCGCCAATTTTTCCGTTTACCACAACATATTCTTTAAGGATAATTGGATTTTTGATTATCGAAGGGTCTATATTTGTAAAATTCTTTATATACATATTCGACAGAGTATCGGATACAGCCGATACAACGCTTTTTACCTTTTGAGGACCTGCGATAGAAACTATTGAAATGCCTTTTATTACTGAATATATTTTGAGTTCTGGTTGCTTAAACGATTTTATGCTCGCTTCAAAGCCAAGTGGCACTTCAATAATGACATCGATGTTCTTTGTTTTTGCAATTGTTATGGGATCGACAATACCACCATAATATACTTCTGGTATGGAAACTGCCTTCAAATTCTCAATAAACTGTGTTGAAGTTGCACTTTTATCATAGTCAACCACAAGCACTGGCTGTGGCGATGATGCCTTTTTCGTTTCTGTTTGCATCACATTGCCAATAAAAGAGTAAAAGATAACAACAATCACAAGTGGGACAAGAAGTTGTGGTGTAATTATTTCCTTTATGTCCTTCTTTAGCAAATTAAGAAAGTTTTTCATTGGACTTCCCCCATAAATACCTCTTCAAGGTTTCTTGCATTGTATTTTGATTTTAGCGCTTCAGGTGTCCCGATGTCGAGAATATGCCCTTTGTCTATAAGGGCAACCCTGTCAGAAAGAAATTCAACTTCAAGCATGTTATGTGAGGAAAGTAAGACTGTAACGCCTCTTTTAACGAAGTCTTTTATCATATTTCGAATTTCTACAGAATTTACAACATCAAGCCCGGATGTTGGTTCATCAAGGATTGCGAGTTTCGGAAGGTGCATAAGTGCTCGTGCTAAAAGAAGTTTTCTTGTCATACCTTTGCTGTATGTTGAAACCTTGTCTTTTATACGTTCACCAAGAGAAGCAATCTCAATACCTCTTTCAAGAATTTCATCAAAGTCTTTCTTGCTCTTTGCATAAAATCCTGCCATAAATTGAAGGTAACCGATGCCTGTAAGCGACTTATAAGCACCCGCCTCCTCTGGAAGATAACTTATAATACTTCGTATGTGTTCGTCATCTTTTCCAAGTTCATAATCAAAAATACGAACTGTGCCATTATCTTTTTTAATAATTGTAGAAAGAATCCTCAAAGTAGTTGTTTTACCTGCACCATTCGGACCGATAAGCCCAAATATTTCGCCTTCGTTAACCTCAAAATTAATTCCATCTACTGCATTCACTTCGCCATATCGTTTTGTGAGGTTTCGAACGATAACTGCTTCCATTTGCAATCTCCTTTCGAATAATTATATAAGAAAAGTTTCAAAAACTCAAATTTGTAAAAGTTCGTAAAAAGTATAAAATAACTTGAGGTGATAATATGGACTTATTTGAGAAATGCTACAACTACAAAGAAGGAAGTGCGCTTTACGATGCAAAAGTTGCAGAAGAGCAAGGACTTTATCCGTTCTTCCTTCCCTTCGAAGAGACAGAAGGGACTGAGGTTGTTTACAAAGGAAGAAGAATTATTATGCTTGGCTCGAATAATTATCTCGGGCTTACGCACCATCCAAAAGTAAAAGAGGCTGCAAAAAAGGCCATTGATGAATATGGGACCTCTGCAACTGGTTCAAGATTCATGAATGGCACTTTAAAAATACACAGAGAACTTGAAGATGCACTTTCTGAATTCCTGCATAAAGAGGCAGTCCTTGTATTCTCAACCGGATATCAAACCAATTTAGGAACAATATCTGCACTTCTTTCGCCAAAGGATTACGCTGTAATGGATAAGGAAGACCACGCTTCTATTGTTGACGGATGGAACCTGTCGCATGCAAAATTTGTAAGATTTGAACACAACAATATGGAAAGCCTTGAAAAAGCGCTATCAAAAATACCAGACGATGCCGGAAAACTTATTATCGTTGATGGCGTTTACTCAATGGCTGGAGATATTGCACCTCTTCCACAAATTATTGAATTAAAGAAAAAATACGGTGCAAGGCTTATGGTTGATGACGCACATTCAATAGGTGTTTTGGGAGAAAATGGGCGTGGGACTGCAAACTACTTTGGACTTGAGGCTGATACCGACCTTATAATGGGCACATTCAGTAAGTCATTTGCAAGTTTGGGTGGATTCATAGCAGGAGATAAAGATGTAATTAACTACATAAAGCACTATGCAAGACCATTCATATTCTCTGCTTCAATGACACCTGCTTCTGCTGCCGCTGCTCTTGCTGCTCTTAAGGTTATGCAAGAGGAGCCCGAAAGAATTGAGCACTTGTGGAGTATTGCAAATAGAATGAGAAAAGGTCTTAAGGAATTAGGCTTTGATATAGGGAACAGCAATACTCCCGTTATTCCTGTTTACATAAGGGA is from Caldisericum sp. and encodes:
- the ychF gene encoding redox-regulated ATPase YchF, yielding MKVAIIGLPQTGKTTLFKALAGSGAVTNVDKENISEVKIFDPNILELSNVFKPKKTTFATMTFVDLPGIPTGTEQTKRRNEILSSIRQFDALITVVDDFTKESVETDLKVFENDLILLDLDVVEKRLEKLKKEKGTPEKLLEQKTLEKFKEALDNEIPLRNLDLTEEEKLITKSFGLFTLKPTLYVVNISEEKIPQRTYIKESLKQKFNYKDTAFAVIPVLLEEEIAELSEAEKKEFLSSYNLEKEAINEVVEETLNLLKLNVFYTVGEDEVRAWLFERGLNAKKVAGVIHSDIERGFIAAEVISYEDFKGVNFSFKEAKAKGLLRIEGANYIVKDKEIVHFRFNV
- a CDS encoding ABC transporter permease, which codes for MKNFLNLLKKDIKEIITPQLLVPLVIVVIFYSFIGNVMQTETKKASSPQPVLVVDYDKSATSTQFIENLKAVSIPEVYYGGIVDPITIAKTKNIDVIIEVPLGFEASIKSFKQPELKIYSVIKGISIVSIAGPQKVKSVVSAVSDTLSNMYIKNFTNIDPSIIKNPIILKEYVVVNGKIGEASPEMVSNLLMSQVIFIPIILAFVIIFASQMIVSLIASEKENKTFETLMTVPVKRPFIILSKMLASSIMALIISVFYLIGMRSYFNGISMGEFSSAQGSSILKALGLVYTPVQYFYIGLLLFLTIVASLALASILAVFAEDTKSAQMYLTPLMILIMIPYFLSLFTNIDTLSLPIKVIVYLIPFSYPFIASQKVLFGSVSIVYIGALYLLLFSAISIVIATRIVSSDRIFTTRVRKNRIRFFSR
- a CDS encoding pyridoxal phosphate-dependent aminotransferase family protein; its protein translation is MDLFEKCYNYKEGSALYDAKVAEEQGLYPFFLPFEETEGTEVVYKGRRIIMLGSNNYLGLTHHPKVKEAAKKAIDEYGTSATGSRFMNGTLKIHRELEDALSEFLHKEAVLVFSTGYQTNLGTISALLSPKDYAVMDKEDHASIVDGWNLSHAKFVRFEHNNMESLEKALSKIPDDAGKLIIVDGVYSMAGDIAPLPQIIELKKKYGARLMVDDAHSIGVLGENGRGTANYFGLEADTDLIMGTFSKSFASLGGFIAGDKDVINYIKHYARPFIFSASMTPASAAAALAALKVMQEEPERIEHLWSIANRMRKGLKELGFDIGNSNTPVIPVYIRDKWKTVMMWKELFDLGVYVNPVFPPAVQPNDSLLRTSYIATHTEEQIDRALSIFEKAGKKLGII
- a CDS encoding HD domain-containing protein, whose amino-acid sequence is MNTFYSTSIVLLTVLVGTIIALIIQNLTLKERLEKQQKILSSAQTLSRRMYELGDKEEFFKETWSILKYITNADEFTYFRFDGIDTLIPECVYGVYKEQILNTKLKLGQGFSGKVALERTPSFLNNANKSSISVHVPGTPNEDSALLGLPVIFGTELYGVILLTKLGGAQFTSEELKIAEIFTNILSAFIAGRAHISTIRSGLLDALKTLIAAVELKDTYTAGHSLRVSLISEILAKEIGLPQKEVSKCRIGGLLHDIGKIGLREEILKNGIPLTDELRIDVRKHPELGYELVRKMKVLEGVAEVVLYHHEWYNGKGYPKGLKDGEIPICARIVHVADAIDAMTSGRLHSSRKTIDEAFEELVRFAGIQFDPKIVRIALSSREQIEQVLKEQIQKTILEDEELFEVL
- a CDS encoding GGDEF domain-containing protein translates to MKFCRVLSFVSSVIVLAILIHLFIVIVTNLDKSIVLQNYIIETFAIALIFFVLVELSLKKVEKLEQDYKNEFIKSKVSFELIEKESFKDIINTLLGYLKEKYKTPVAVFLKSSDYVLPIENSTFNIDDIVSVINNKKRSIVEKLDDAECIFVIPHDNEDLIKDLKEELKNFWTLIENKFIIEENKKNIEKQKEYINRFDELVEYTAKISNTLVLEETYMWIIKASMSLFSADFVNLIDTSKGKGFYNFVGSKNLDLMEISEIENSINTPYFGEHIDAIVRTGKINYIPNTDEFPGWAYGKYSPKSWIGIPLLNLEEKVFVVINIGKNVKDYYKEEDMKFAEIFQKNINIALTKNLLLERYRMDSITDPLTKLYNRREFEERLLYEITQAQRYKTKFTLLLMDLDKFKSLNDTYGHPVGDIFLREFANVIRNSIRASDIAFRIGGDEFAVILSHADRTKAKQIATRIKNNTAKINLGVDFKPSVSIGIKEYEGEDRNELIKECDKLLYLEKPKKV
- a CDS encoding ABC transporter ATP-binding protein, which translates into the protein MEAVIVRNLTKRYGEVNAVDGINFEVNEGEIFGLIGPNGAGKTTTLRILSTIIKKDNGTVRIFDYELGKDDEHIRSIISYLPEEAGAYKSLTGIGYLQFMAGFYAKSKKDFDEILERGIEIASLGERIKDKVSTYSKGMTRKLLLARALMHLPKLAILDEPTSGLDVVNSVEIRNMIKDFVKRGVTVLLSSHNMLEVEFLSDRVALIDKGHILDIGTPEALKSKYNARNLEEVFMGEVQ
- a CDS encoding GGDEF domain-containing protein; the encoded protein is MKRIEDILKAISEVEECLTIEEALWKIASLALILFDAKSATIIDVSNKPYHFVVLKNIDNKAASEFEEALRKGIDGENLEIVKDSKKPLILDDTFKYDFWLKVGNSPRSWIGIPIMAENEVHYILNIDNYEPFYYNESHMELAEIFSKYTTEAINKIGLIEQFFKTATIDKLTEVETRQQLFDILEKNIDRYKRYNTRFTCLMLDLDKFKYINDTFGHDVGDTALKSFAKVLKENLRQSDHIFRFGGDEFIIKLEEASENEGLSIAKRLKELISNVEIDGGFKLSTSIGIKEYKGEQLEEFLKKLDIALYEAKKSKEGIVLG